In Mustela nigripes isolate SB6536 chromosome 2, MUSNIG.SB6536, whole genome shotgun sequence, a single window of DNA contains:
- the C2H19orf67 gene encoding UPF0575 protein C19orf67 homolog, with protein MTTEQWFVEPLPPGPGETPPPGDLEPGAQPCGDPSWSASPGGPGNPPEAEPEDVQGQLPEASTATPSPEPLAPGPGSAPPRLPLDTMFSPITEQLRYLLKKADDFQSYLLYSRDRVQKEQLAKAMPTFLQMCEPYFLYLEAAARSVPPIYGALQELVRKGLLEISQQLTLRLEQLVLMYASFGFVDLEDTDPLSISCFFCGRFSISPSHEVSIFRYCAPAAYTATRFPRYLYKKMRWNLEATPEPSGGEQDSHVDYYFLCYRDTWEDTGKSPANSCPQIQKLWSIGRWVPLGPPDDDLYSWILCPQPPGDYQQLLTIGFEEPSHMLATDLLVQILTGQAGPARPPSAAGPAAWAAQGS; from the exons ATGACTACCGAGCAGTGGTTCGTGGAGCCGCTCCCCCCGGGCCCTGGGGAAACACCGCCCCCGGGCGACTTGGAACCTGGGGCGCAGCCCTGCGGAGACCCCTCCTGGTCGGCGTCCCCTGGTGGGCCTGGGAACCCCCCGGAGGCAGAACCGGAGGATGTCCAGGGGCAGCTGCCGGAGGCCTCTACGGCTACTCCTTCCCCCGAGCCCCTGGCCCCCGGCCCAGGCTCCGCCCCTCCTCGCCTACCCTTGGACACCATGTTCAGCCCCATCACTGAACAGCTCCGCTACCTGCTCAAGAAGGCAGATGATTTCCAGAGCTACTTGCTTTACAG CAGGGACCGAGTACAGAAGGAACAGCTGGCAAAGGCCATGCCCACCTTCTTACAGATGTGTGAGCCCTACTTTCTCTATCTGGAGGCAGCTGCACGGAGTGTGCCCCCCATCTATGGAGCCCTGCAGGAGCTGGTCCGAAAGGGG CTGTTGGAGATCTCCCAACAGCTGACCCTGCGCCTGGAACAGCTGGTCCTCATGTATGCCTCCTTTGGGTTCGTGGACCTGGAGGATACGGACCCCCTAAG CATCTCTTGTTTCTTCTGCGGGAGGTTCTCCATCAGCCCTTCTCACGAGGTGTCCATCTTCAGATACTGTGCCCCAGCCGCCTACACCGCCACCCGCTTCCCCAGATACCTCTACAAGAAGATGCGTTGGAACCTGGAAGCCACCCCAGAGCCCAGTGGCGGGGAACAAGATTCCCATGTGGATTA ctaCTTCCTGTGCTATCGGGATACTTGGGAAGACACAGGCAAGAGTCCGGCCAATTCGTGCCCCCAGATCCAGAAGCTGTGGTCCATTGGCCGGTGGGTGCCGCTTGGACCTCCCGACGATGACCTTTATTCATG GATTTTGTGCCCGCAGCCGCCTGGGGACTACCAGCAGCTGCTGACCATCGGCTTTGAGGAGCCCTCGCACATGCTGGCCACCGACCTGCTGGTGCAGATCCTCACGGGCCAGGcaggcccggcccggcccccgaGTGCGGCCGGGCCCGCGGCGTGGGCCGCGCAGGGGTCTTGA
- the SAMD1 gene encoding sterile alpha motif domain-containing protein 1: PPPPQPQQPPEGGAARAGGPARPVSLREVVRYLGGSGGAGGRLTRGRVQGLLEEEAAARGRLERTRLGALALPRGDRPGRAPPAASARASRSKRGGEERVLEKEEEEEDEEEEDDEDDVSEGSEVPEGDRPAGAQHHQLNGERGPQSAKERVKEWTPCGPHQGQDESRGPAPGSGTRQVFSMAAMNKEGGSASAATGPDSPSPVPLPPGKPALPGADGTPFGCPSGRKEKPADPVEWTVMDVVEYFTEAGFPEQATAFQEQEIDGKSLLLMQRTDVLTGLSIRLGPALKIYEHHIKVLQQGHFEDDDPDGFLG; this comes from the exons ccgccgccgccgcagccacAGCAGCCGCCGGAGGGGGGCGCGGCGCGGGCCGGCGGCCCGGCGCGGCCCGTGAGCCTGCGGGAAGTCGTGCGCTACCTCGGGGGCAGCGGCGGCGCCGGCGGCCGCCTGACCCGCGGCCGCGTGCAGGGGCTGCTAGAGGAAGAGGCGGCAGCGCGAGGCCGCCTGGAGCGCACCCGCCTCGGAGCGCTCGCGCTGCCCCGCGGGGACAGGCCCGGACGGGCGCCGCCGGCCGCCAGCGCCCGCGCGTCGCGGAGCAAG AGAGGTGGAGAAGAGCGAGTGcttgagaaggaagaggaggaagaagacgaggaagaggaggatgacGAGGATGATGTGTCTGAGGGCTCAGAGGTGCCTGAGGGTGACCGTCCAGCAGGTGCCCAGCACCACCAGCTTAATGGCGAGCGAGGCCCTCAGAGTGCCAAGGAGAGGGTTAAGGAGTGGACACCCTGTGGACCCCACCAGGGCCAGGATGAAAGTCGGGGCCCGGCACCAGGCAGTGGTACCCGCCAAGTGTTCTCCATGGCAGCCATGAATAAGGAAGGGGGATCAG CCTCTGCTGCCACTGGGCCGGACTCCCCGTCCCCTGTGCCTTTGCCCCCAGGAAAACCAGCCCTACCAGGGGCCGATGGGACCCCCTTTGGCTGTCC CTCCGGGCGCAAAGAGAAGCCAGCTGACCCCGTGGAGTGGACGGTGATGGACGTGGTTGAGTACTTCACCGAGGCCGGCTTCCCAGAGCAGGCAACAGCTTTCCAAGAGCAG GAAATCGATGGCAAGTCTTTGCTGCTCATGCAGCGCACGGATGTGCTGACTGGCCTGTCCATCCGCCTGGGCCCAGCCCTGAAAATCTACGAGCACCACATCAAGGTGCTGCAGCAAGGCCACTTTGAGGATGACGACCCTGATGGCTTTCTAGGCTGA